The sequence CGTCCCGATCTCCGTCGCCGACACGCTCACCGCCGAGAGGTAGCCGTGGCGCAGCGTCCGCGCGATCGCGCGCCACGGGATCTCCCGCTCGACGAGCCGCTGCATCGGCGACACGTCGAACAGGCCCACCCCCTCCGCCCCGCCCCCGAACAGCAGCTTCGGCATCGAGATCGCCTGCCGGACCCCGAAGCCGAGCACCGTCTCCAGCTTCAGCTGCGTCCACAGGTTGACCAGGCGCCGCACCCCCAGCGTCGGATCGTCGAGGTGCGCCGCCAGGTAACACGCGTTCACCGCGCCCACCGACGTCCCGCACAGGATGTCGATGCGCGGCGGCGCCCCGCGCAGGCGGGCGAACGCGTCGAGCACGTACGACAGGACCCCGACCTCGTAGGCCCCCCGAGCGCCGCCGCCCGAGAGGATCACCGCCACCTTGCGCCGCTGCTTCGCCCCGGTCCTCGCGCCCGTTCCCGTCATGCCATCTCCCCGCGGCGGAGCGGGTCGTGCCCCGCCGCCGGACCGTCCGCCTCCGCGGCGAGGACCCGCCGCACCACGGTGCGCTCCAGGAACAGCGCCCTGAGCCGCGCGTCGCGGATGTAGCCCGCCACCCTCCGCACGTGCGCCGCCGCGCGGCAGTACGCGTCCGTCGAGCTCGCCGGCGCGCCCTTCTGCAGCGCCTCGCAGCAGAGGTCGCGCACCTCGATGCCGTACTCCGAGCTGCCCGCCTCGACCGCGCCGAGCGCCGTCCGCGCGAGCAGCACCCCGGAGTGGACCTCGCCCGCGTCCACCCGAGACGCCGCCTCGATCGCCGTCGCGTGGGCGTGGTAGCTCATCAGCCCCTGCGACTCGGCGAGCTGCCGCGCCTCGGAGGCGTTCGCGATCGCGCCCTGGATGTCGCCTCGCGCCCTCGCCAGGAGGCCGCGGACGTTGCGCTCGTGGATCATGTCGTAGACGCTGCCGGTCACCGCGATGAGCGCGCCCGCATCGGCGCAGAGCGTGTGCGCGGCGTCGACGTCGCCCGCCTCGAGGAGGATCCCCGCCGAGCAGAGGAGCGTGTCGGCCCGCGCGTCCTGATCGTCATAGCGCTCGTGGGCCTCGCGCGCCCGCTTCATGTACGCCAGGCTCCGCGGTACGTCCCCGAGCTTCGCGTACGCGTGGCCGATGTTGCTCAGCGTCTTCGCGATCTGGAACCGGCCGCCAATCGCGAGATCGATGGAGATCGACGAGAGCCCGACCGCGATCGCGTCCTCGAACCGCTCGAGCACGAACATCGCCACCGCGAGCGAGTTCTTCGCGCGCGCCTCGCTGCGGCGCGCCCCCACCGCGCGGAACACCGCGATCGCCTCGGCGTAGGCCTCCACCGCCTCCTGCACGCGGCCGACCCGGCGCAGGAGCACCCCCTTCGTGCGCAGCACCTCCGCGCGCGCCCGCGGCGTCAGCCCGCCCGCCTGCGTCACCCGGAGCGCGCGATCCGCCGCGTTGATCGCGCCCTGGATGTCGCCGAGCTCGCGCAGCACCTCCGACAGGATCGTGAGCGCCTCGACCTCGAGCGCGGGGCGGCGCGCGATGCGCGCGATCTCGGCCGCGCGCTGCGCGACCGGCAGGCCGCGGGCGAGGTAGCCGTCGTCGAGGTCGAACCGTGCGGTGCGCACGAGCGCGAGCGCCGCCCAGCGCGCCTGGCCGCTCTCCTTCGCGAGCTGGCGCAGCGCCGCGAGGTGCCGCCGCCGATCGCGGCGGCGGCCGAGGTGGCGGAAGATCGCCTCCAGCGCCTCGTGCGCGATCATCACGCGGGCGTCGCCGGCCGGCAGGAGCGACAGCGCCCGCTCGTAGTACCGCCGCGACAGCTGCGCCTGGTGCCCCGCGCGCGCGGCCCGCGCCGCGTCCAGGTAGAGCTCCGCCGCCTGCACGGGCGCCTCGCCCCGCGCGAGGTGCTGCGCCACGATCGCTGCCGAGAGCCCCTGCGCGAGCGGCGTCGTCGAGAGGTGCTCGCCGAGCCGCCGGTGCATGCGCACGCGGCTCGCGCCGTCGAGCGCGAGGTAGGCCACGTCGCGCACGAGCGGGTGCCGGAAGTCGACCGCCCCGGCGCGGCGATCGCACAGGCCGCGGGCGCAGAGGCGCGTCACCGCCTCGTCGTCGGCGAGCCGCGTCAGGTTCAGGATGTCGTCCTTGAGCAGCGGCCCCCCCGCGACCGCCAGCCAGTTCACGACGTCGTGCTCCGCCGGCGGCAGCTCGCGCAGGCGGTCGCCGATGAGCTGCTCCAGCGTCGAGGGCAGCGGCTCGCCGCGATCCCCCGTCCGGTCGTGGCGCACGAGCTCGTGCCGCCCGCCCGGGTGCTCGACGATCTCCAGCGTGCCCCGCTCGAGGAGCGCGTCGATCATCTCGAGCAGGAAGAACGGGTTGCCGGCGACGCGCGGCACGAGCTCGCCGCAGACGGTCGCCACCCCGTCGCGCACGCCGAGGCGCGCCTCCACGAGGCGCATCTGCTCCTCGGCGCTGAGGCCGCGGAGCTCGATCCGCACGAGCCCCTCGATGAACGGGGTCACGCGCTCCTCAGGGCGCGTGAGGAGCAGCACGAGCACCGGGAGCCGCTCCGCGCGCTGCTTCAGGAGCTCCGAGAGGAGCTCCAGGCTCGGCCGGTCGGCCCACTGGAGGCCGTCGATGACGACGACGAGCGGCTGGTGCCGCGCCAGCGAGCCGAGCAGGTACTTCACGCCCCGCACCACCACGTCGCGGCCGTAGGCGGCCGCGTCCTCCTCGGGGTGCTCGAGCTGCTTGCCCGTGACGAGCTCGGCGAGCCGCGTGACGATGCGCGCGCCGAGCGGCGAGCGCGCGATGGGCCCGAGCAGGGCCCGGATCACGTGGGACGCGTCGTCGATCGCGTGGTCGAGCCCCATCCCGGTGACGTCGCGGAGCACGTCGCAGACCGTGGCGAGGGGCAGCTCGCTCTTCACGGGCGAGCACTCGACGTGGAGCACGCGCGCGTCGCCCGGGAGCTCCGAGAGGAACGTGGAGATGAGCGCGCTCTTGCCGATGCCCATCTCGCCGACGATGACGCGCGCCACGGACTGGCCGCGGAGCGCGCCGGCCGGCGGGCTCGAGGGCCTGCTCGGCCGGCTCGGGGGCTTGCTCTGCCGGCTCCCCGGCGGCTCGCTCTCGCCGAAGCGCGCGGGCGGCTCGACGTTGCCCTTCACGGGCGGCGAGATCGCCCGGTGGTAGGCCGCGTGCAGATCGGCCCGCTCCGCGTCGCGCCCCACGAGGTCGTTCGGCGAGAGCGCGATCTCCGCCATCCGCTCCTCGCGGGTGAGCGGGCGCTGCAGCGCGTAGAGCCGCATCTGGTGCGGGACCGGGTAGCCGCGGGCGTCGTCGAGGTCGAGCGAGGGCGCGTCGCCCCAGCGGAAGTCGCGGCGGACGAGGCGGTAGACGCCGCCCGCGACCCACGTCTTGCCGAACGGGGTGCGGATGCCGATGCGCTCGGCGAGGAAGTTCGCGGGCTCCTTGAGCGCGTGGTTGATGAGGTGCCCCTGCTCGTCGCGCTCGCCGTACGCGATGCCGCGGACGATGCCGATCGCGGCGCGGAGCTCGACGGGCAGGTCCTCCGACGCGCCCGCGAGCGCCTCGTGCACGTCGACCGCGAGCGAGGCGGCGTCGGCCGCGGCGCGCGAGGGGTTCGCGAGCAGCCCGACCACCGCGCGCGCGCTCGCGTGCGACTCCCACGACCAGATCGCCCCGTGCTTGAAGGCGATCGCGTCGAGGGTCGTCCGGATCGAGCGCCCGCTGCGCTTGCCGGCGAGCCGGCCCTGCGCCCCGAGCAGCGCGTCGACGCCCTCGATGCGCAGCGTGACCACGGCGACGTGGCGCACCTCGCGCACGGCGCGCGGCGCGCCGGTGCCCTCGGCGTCGCCGCCCGTGCGCGCGGCCGGCACCGCCGCGAGCGTCTGCGGCTGCGCCACGGAGCCGTCGTCCGCGGGCTGCTCCTCCGCGCCCTCCGCGCGGCGCGCGGCGCCCTCGCGCGCCTCCTCCACGCGGTCGCGGCCGAGCAGGTGGGCCACGGTCTGCTCGACCGAGGCGTTGTCGACGAGCTCCTGCCTCGCGAGCAGCGCGCGCGCGACCGCCCCGGCCAGGTCGCGCGCGGTCTGGAAGCGGGCCTCGGGCTCGCGCTCCATGGCGCGCATCACGATCGCCTCGAGCTCCGCGGGGATGTCGCGCGCGTGCGCCGAAGGGGGGTCGAACCGGCCCTCCTTCACGGCCTGGAGGAGCGCCTCGTCGTCGAGCTTGCCGTACGGCGAGCGCATGGCGAGCATCTCGTAGAGCACGACGCCGAGGGCGTAGATGTCGCTGCGCCGGTCGACGCGCTCGCCGCGCGCCTGCTCGGGCGACATGTACCCGAACTTGCCCTTCAGCACGCCGGTCTCCTCGCGGAAGAGGTTGGCGCTGGCGATGCCGAAGTCGGCGATCTTCACGACGCCCTCGAGCGAGAGCAGGATGTTCTGCGGCGAGACGTCGCGGTGGACGATGGCGAGCGGCATGCCGCCCTCGTCCTTGCGCTCGTGGGCGTAGTGCAGCCCCTTCGCCGCCTCGGAGACGATGAACGCCGACACGAGCGGCGGGATCCGCGACTCCTTCTGCTGGGCGGCCCGCATCAGCTTGCCGAGGTCGAAGCCCTCGACGTACTCCATCGAGAGGAGCAGCCCGTCCTCGCCGTGGTCGGAGAACTCGTAGACCTGGACGATGTTCGGGTGGTTCAGGCGCGTGGCGAGGTGGGCCTCCTCCACGAACATCGCGCGGAAGCGCCGCGAGGCCCCGTGCGCGGGGAGGATGCGCTTGACGACGAGGAGCTTGTACGTCCCCTCGGCGCCCCGCTTCTTGGCGAGGAAGACCTCCGCCATGCCGCCAGCGCCCAGGCGGCGCTGGATCTCTAGGTCGGCGAGCTGGGACGGGTGCTTGGCCATGCAGCGAAGCGGCGCGCGGGCGCCCTGGCTGGGAGGCGCCGGGCGCGGTGAATCGGGTGACCGGTGATGAACAAGGTCCGCGCTCGGTTCCCCCGATCCATGGAAGGACGACGGGTTGACCCGCATGGTAGCGTCCCGCCCGCGTCTCCGGGGAGACAACCAGGGTGGAAAGACGAATCTTTCTGGGTGGCTCGGGGATCCCCGCCGGGAGCGAGCCCGCCCGCGCGCCGCACATCCGCGATAGCGGCGCCGCCCGACCCCGGCCCTGACGTCTCGTGCAAGGCACCCTCCCACGGCGCCCGACACCCGGCGGCTGCTGCGCCAGCAACAACAAAGCTGTTGCCGAAGCATAGGCCGTCTGTTAAAACGGATGCCGCGTCTGTGATGAGAGACGCCGGGCGTCCGACCCCGGCCGCTGGCCGTTGGCCACTGGGCCGAGAGGCGGTGGGGTCGTCGTGTGCGCGCGCCTGAAACCTTGAGGGCTTGTAATGGACATTCGCGTGACAGAGGCGGACGTCGTCGTCGTGGGCGGCGGCAGCGCAGGCTCCACTGCAGCGGTGGAGGCGCAACAGCGGTTGCCCCGGGGGAGGGTGGTCCTCCTCGAGAAGGCGCATATCAAGCGGAGCGGCGCCATCGCGATAGGCATGGATGGTCTCAACAACGCCATCATACCAGGGCACGCGACGCCGGAGCAGTACGTGAAGGAGATCACGGTGGCCAACGATGGCATCGTGAACCAGCGCGCCGTCTATGAATACGCGCGGAACAGCTTCGCGATGATCCAGGAGCTCGACTCCTGGGGCGTGAAGTTCCAGAAGACACGATCGGGCGATTTCGACGTCAAGAAGGTCCACCACAACGGGAGCTACGTGCTCCCGATGCCCGAGGGCTACGACCTCAAGAAGATCCTGACGCGCATGGTCAAGCGCGCCGGCGTGAAGGTCGTCAACCGCGTGATGGCGACGCGGATCCTCGTGACCGACGGGCACGTCGCCGGGGTGATCGGCTTCGACACCCGGGAAGGGCATATCGAGATCATCAAGGCGAGGGCGGTCATCCTGTGCTGCGGCGCCTCGGGGCGGCTCGGGCTGCCGGCGTCTGGCTACCTCCACGGGACGTACGAGAACCCGTCGAACGCGGGAGACGGCTACTCGATGGCGTACCACGCGGGCGCCGAGCTCTCGGGCATCGAGTGCTTCCAGGTGAACCCGCTCATCAAGGACTACAACGGTCCGGCGTGCGCGTACGTGACAGGCCCGCTCGGCGGGCACACGGTCAACGCGAAGGGGCACCGCTTCATCGAGAGCGATTACTGGAGCGGGCAGATGATGCTCGAGTTCTACCGGGAGCTCCACTCCGCGAACGGCCCCGTGTACCTGAAGCTCACCCACCTCGCCCCGGAGACGATCACCGAGGTCGAGCGGGTCCTGCACCAGACGGAGCGCCCGAGCCGCGGGCGCTTCCACGAGGGCAGGGGGCACAGCTACGCGAGCGATCTCGTCGAGATGCACATCTCCGAGATCGGCCTGTGCAGCGGGCACAGCGCGTCGGGCGTCTGGGTCAACGAGAAGGGCGAGACCACGGTGCCCGGGCTCTACGCCGCCGGCGACATGGCGTGCGTGCCGCTCGCCCCCGCTCGCAGCGGAGCGCATACCCGCAACCGGGACCCATCAACGAGCATGCCAGCGGGCTGCTCTCCACCTGCCCGGCCGAGGGAGCGCGCGAGGACAGCTGCTGCGCAGCAGACGCAGCGCAGCGCGGCGCGGCGCCCGCCAGGCCAGCGCGATCCGAACCAACGAGCGGCGGTGCGGCGCTTTCTTCAGGCGTCCCGTGCGTCTAGGATGCGCCCTCCCGCTCGCTCCTGCGCGCGGGGCAGCGCGGGGACCGTCGAGAGCCCGAGCGCCCCAGCCAATCTGCACACAGGTGGTCAATGACTTCGAGATCGAATCGTTACGGATCCGCGCTCGCGTTGAGCATTTCGCTGGTGGCCACCGCGGGCTGCCAGATGGCGACGATGCCCGATCGCGGCCTCATCAATGAGGACACGGGAGGGGGCGGCGGACAGGGAGGCACGGGCGGAGGGGGCGGCATCGGTGGCTCCGGCGGCAATGACGGCGGGGGGAGCAGCGACGGCGGCGGTGGCTCCGGCGGTGGCGACGGTGGCTCCGGCGGTGGCGATGGTGGCTCCGGGGGTGGCAACGGCGGAAGCGACGGTGGCGCCGGCGGAGTCGATGGCAACGGTGGCAACGGCGGCGACGCAGGAGCAGGCGGCGGCGGCGGAGCAGGCGGCAGCGAGGGACCCGGCGGGGGCGGCGGAGCGGGCGGCAGCGACGGCTCCGGCGGCAGCGGCGGGGGCGGCGTCCCGTGCACCGGCGACACCGATTGCCCCGCGCCCGACAGCGAGTGCGCGATCGCGAGGTGCGCCGGCGGTGGATGCACGACCGAGCCCGTGGCCTCGGGGACGTCCGTGAAGGTGCAGGTGGCCGGCGACTGCCGCGAACGCGTCTGCGACGGTGACGGCGCGGTCACGGAGGTCGACGACGACGGCGACGTGCGCGACGACCACAGCGAGTGCACGGTGGACTCCTGCCGCGGCGGCTCGCCGATCAACGCCCCGGTCGAGACCGGCACCTGGTGCTCCCGGGCCGACGGCGGGCTGTGCAACCCCGCCGGGGTCTGCGTGCAGTGCCTCGTCGACACGGACTGCCCGACCGAGGTGTGCATCAACTACGTCTGCCAGGTCGCCTCGTGCGAGGATGGCCTGCGCAACGGCGACGAGGGCGGCATCGACTGCGGCGGCAGCTCCTGCCCTCCGTGCGGAGCGCCGGCCAGGGTGACGTCCGTCGACTATCCGGTCATCGCGGTCGGCGGCGCGCTCGTGCTCACCGGCTCCGGCTTCACCGGGGCGACGGGGGTGACCGTTGGCTTCACGCCGCAGCCCTTCACGGTCGACTCCGACACGCAGATCACGATCCCCGCGCTCTCGAACGAGACGCCGATCGGCCCGGGGGACATCGTCGTGAACCGGCCGGGGGCGCGGTGGACGTCGTTCCCGGTGACGGTGATCCAGCTCCAGATCAACGAGATCGACGCCGACACGGCGGACAGCAGCGACGTGCTCGAGTTCATCGAGATCAGCGCGGGCTGGCGGTACGTGAACCTCGCCGGCTACACGCTCGTGCTCTACAACGGGGCCACGGACGGCTCCTACCGCGCGATCGAGCTCAACGCGACGACGGACGTGGGCGGCCTCCTGCTCGTCGGCAACAGCGGCGTCGTACCGGCGCCCGCCCTCGTCTTCCCGACCAACACCCTGCAGAACGGCCCGGACGCGGTCGCCTTGTACCAGGCGCTGCCCGCGGAGTTCCCCACGTCCACGCCGGCCACGGCGGCGCGCCTCATCGACGCGGTGGTCTACGGACCGGCGGCCGAGGAGGACACGCAGCTCTTGAACGCGCTGATCTCCAGCGCTCCGGGGCGCGTTCAGGTCAGCGAGGGCGCGACCTCCGCGCTGTCGCAGACGCAGTCGATCCAGCGCTGCGCCGACGGCCTCCGCGACGGCCGCCGCTTCGGGGCGGCGGCGCCGACCCCTCGCAGGCCCAACACCCTCCCCTGCCCCTGAAGGCGCGGCGCCACCGGCGTGCCGCGCCGCGCCGCCGCCCGGCGCTGGCTCCGGAGCTCAGCGCTCGAGGTGGACGTCGAAATCCTCGATGCTCACGGCGAGCTCGTAGCGCTCCTCGATGAGCCCCGCGAGCTCGGGGAACCCGTTCAGCGTGTCGCGCGAGTCGATCGCGTCGCCGGTCACCGAGGGGAAGACGTCGTGGCGCTCGACCACGATCGCGGCCGGCGGGCTCGCGGCGAGGTCGCGCATCAGCGCGTCGCGCGCCTCCTGCCGGGCCCACGCCGCGCGCTGCGGGACGTTGTAGAGGTAGCGCGTCGCCGGCGGGCGATCGGCGAGATCGTAGATCACCGGCTCGAAGCCCCACACGAACACGGGGCGCCCCGGCGCGACGCGCTCGCGCAGCCACGCGGCGACCTCCCGGTTCGCCGCGGCGTTGACGTCGGCGACCGACGCGAGGCGGTCGAGGCGCGCCTGGTCCCTCGCGCCCGTGGCGAGCACCGCGAGCCGCTTGGCGCAGCGCTCGATGTAGTCGTCGGCGACGTCCTTGGTCGCGGAGCGAGCGAAGGCGGTCGCGACGAGCGCCGCGAGGAGCGCCGCCGCGGCCACCTTCACGCCGGACCGCGTGCACCGCTGCCACGCCTTCCAGAGGCCGAGCGCGGCGAGCATCGCGGTGAGCGGCCACGTCGCGCCGTAATGGTAGGGGAAGAACTTCGCCTGCATCACGACGCCGACGAGGTGCATGGCGATCACGCCCGCGAGCAGCGCCACGCCCGCCCGCTCGTGGCGTTCGGGGTGCAGCGCGACCAGGCAGGCGAGGCCGAACGCGAGCGGGCCGGAGTAGTGGACGAGCCACTCGCAGACGCCGTACCACGCCATGCCGAGCACGCTCGCTCCGCGCCACCCGAGCGCGGTGTAGTGCGGCGTGAAGACGAAGAGGACCTCCCGCAGATCGCCGAGCGCGCCCCTCAGGGCGAACCAGGCGGCGCAGGCGAGCACCGGGAGCACGCCGCCCAGCGCGATGAGCAAGGCGGGCCGGAGCGCCGCCCAGAGGAGCGCGGCCGCCGTCGATCGGACCGGCCCGGACGCAGGCGTCGCAGAGCGCGCCGGCTCGCCCTGGATCGCGGTCGGACCCGCGTCGCTCCGGCGCTGGACGGCGGCCCGCTCCGAGCCGCGCCGCGCGAGCTCGGCGAGGGCGGGCGCGGCCAGCGCGACGGCGAGCACGACGCCGCCCCCGGCGAGGGGCGGCTTGAGGAGGCCGGCGGCGCCGAAGAGCGCGCCCGACACGACCAGCGCGGCGCCGCGCGGCGCGGCTCGTGACGCGCCGTCGCGGCCGCGCGGCGTGGCGACGAGCAGCGCGGCGATGGTGAGCATGCCCCCGAACGACTCGGGCTGCGCCGTGTGCCAGAAATCGAGCTGGGCGTGCACCAGCACGGCGAGCGCGGCGGCGACGACCCCGATCCTCCGGTCGCCGAAGAGGCGAGCGGCGAGCGACGCCATCGCGAGGCACATGCCGGCGAGGCCGAGGACCTCGAGGACGCGGATGCCCCACTGCGCGGGCCCGAAGAGGGCGCGGGCGAGCGCGTAGATGAGGAAGATGCCGGGCGGCTTGAAGTCGAACGCGTCCCGGTAAGGCATGCCGCCGTCGAGCACCGCGCGCGCGACCATGGCGTAGATGCCCTGATCGCGGCCGTAGCCGTAGGTCAGCACCTGCAGCAGCAGGAACGCGATGACGCCGAGCGACGCCGCCCGGATCGCCCGCGCCCCCGCGACGCGCGGCGGCCCGGCGGCGAGGCGCTCGCGCGCGCTCTCGCTCGAGGGGGCCAGGGGGACGGGGGCTGCGGTCGCATCCGGCGCGGCGTCACGCACGGGGCCCTTGTACCGGCTGGGGCCCGCCAGCGTCTACGTGCGTCGACATCCGATTCCAGCCGCCCTGCGCCGGGCGCCTGGGTGGAGGCGCGCCTCGGTGGAGGCGGCTCGCCGTGGGCGAGACCGACGCAACCGGCGCAACCGGCGCGACCGGCGCGCCCCCCCCATGGCCCACGCGCACGCGACCTTCACAAAGGATACACACCGGACGAACACTGTGTCGTTGCTCTCGAAGGGCGGGCGGCGTATACGACCCTGCCGCCTTGCCCGGAGAGGAGAAAACGGGCGCTCACGGCGGCGCGCGTTGGAGGCGCGGGAAGCGATGGTCGAAGTTCGCATGCCACAGCTCGGCGAGAGCGTGGTCGAAGGAACCGTCTCGCGGTGGCTCGTGCGCGAGGGCGATTTCGTCAAGCGCGAGCAGCCGCTGCTCGAGGTTGCGACCGACAAGGCAGACACGGAGATCCCGGCGCCTATCGCGGGTCGTGTCTCGCAGATCGCGGTGGCCGAGGGGACCGTCGTCGCCAAGGAAGGTCTGCTCTGTCGGATCGACGAGACGGCGCAGGGCGAGGCCCAGGCGACGGCCCAGCGCGCGAGCGCGCCGCCGGCGCCGGCGCCGTCCGAAGCGCGGGCCGCCGCGCCGGCGCCCGGCAGCAACGGGCACGACGAGAGCGCCCGCCCCCTGACGAGCCCGTCGACGAAGAAGCTCGCGCGCGAGTCGGGCGTCGATCTGCGCGACGTGCACGGGACGGGCGATCACGGCCGGATCACGCGCGACGACGTGATGCGCGCGGCGCACGGCGCGTCGGCCGAGCCGGCGCCTCAGCCGAGCGCGGCGGCCCAGCCGGCGAGCGCGGCCGCGGAGCTGTCGCAGCTCATCCAGGCGAGCGGCGGGTTCGTGCCGCCGGTGCCCGGCGTCGGGTACGGCGCGTACAAGGTGCCGCCCTACTCCCCGAAGCCCGGCGACAAGGTGGTGCCCTTCAGCCGGCGCCGCCGCATCACCGCCGACCACATGGTCTATTCCAAGGTGACGTCGCCGCACGTGGTGACGGTCGCCGAGGTCGACCTGCACGAGACGTCGAAGCTGCGCGACCTCCACAAGGACGAGTTCAAGAAGGCGGGCGTGTCGCTCACGTTCCTGTCCTTCATCTGCGCCGCGGCCGTCCGCGCGCTGCGCGAGCACCCGGAGTTCAACGCTCGAGTGCTCGAGAACTCGTACGTGGTGCTGCGCGACGTCAACCTCGGCGTGGCGGTGGACACGCCCGGCGGCCTCATCGTCCCGAGCATCAAGCACGCGGACGAGCTGTCGCTGCGCGGCATCGCGAGGAGCATCGACGAGCTGGCCGGGCGCGCGAAGTCCGGCAAGATCACGGCCGACGACCTCGCGAACACGACCTTCACGGTCTCGAACCCCGGCCTCAAGGGGAACCTCTTCGGCGGCGCGATCATCTCGCAGCCGAACGTGGGCATCCTCCGGATGGGGGAGATCAAGAAGCGCGTCGTGGTGGTCACGAAGGACAAGGAGGACTCGATCGCGATCCATCCGGTCATGTTCCTCGCGCTCTCGTACGACCACCGCAT comes from Sorangium aterium and encodes:
- a CDS encoding serine/threonine-protein kinase, whose translation is MAKHPSQLADLEIQRRLGAGGMAEVFLAKKRGAEGTYKLLVVKRILPAHGASRRFRAMFVEEAHLATRLNHPNIVQVYEFSDHGEDGLLLSMEYVEGFDLGKLMRAAQQKESRIPPLVSAFIVSEAAKGLHYAHERKDEGGMPLAIVHRDVSPQNILLSLEGVVKIADFGIASANLFREETGVLKGKFGYMSPEQARGERVDRRSDIYALGVVLYEMLAMRSPYGKLDDEALLQAVKEGRFDPPSAHARDIPAELEAIVMRAMEREPEARFQTARDLAGAVARALLARQELVDNASVEQTVAHLLGRDRVEEAREGAARRAEGAEEQPADDGSVAQPQTLAAVPAARTGGDAEGTGAPRAVREVRHVAVVTLRIEGVDALLGAQGRLAGKRSGRSIRTTLDAIAFKHGAIWSWESHASARAVVGLLANPSRAAADAASLAVDVHEALAGASEDLPVELRAAIGIVRGIAYGERDEQGHLINHALKEPANFLAERIGIRTPFGKTWVAGGVYRLVRRDFRWGDAPSLDLDDARGYPVPHQMRLYALQRPLTREERMAEIALSPNDLVGRDAERADLHAAYHRAISPPVKGNVEPPARFGESEPPGSRQSKPPSRPSRPSSPPAGALRGQSVARVIVGEMGIGKSALISTFLSELPGDARVLHVECSPVKSELPLATVCDVLRDVTGMGLDHAIDDASHVIRALLGPIARSPLGARIVTRLAELVTGKQLEHPEEDAAAYGRDVVVRGVKYLLGSLARHQPLVVVIDGLQWADRPSLELLSELLKQRAERLPVLVLLLTRPEERVTPFIEGLVRIELRGLSAEEQMRLVEARLGVRDGVATVCGELVPRVAGNPFFLLEMIDALLERGTLEIVEHPGGRHELVRHDRTGDRGEPLPSTLEQLIGDRLRELPPAEHDVVNWLAVAGGPLLKDDILNLTRLADDEAVTRLCARGLCDRRAGAVDFRHPLVRDVAYLALDGASRVRMHRRLGEHLSTTPLAQGLSAAIVAQHLARGEAPVQAAELYLDAARAARAGHQAQLSRRYYERALSLLPAGDARVMIAHEALEAIFRHLGRRRDRRRHLAALRQLAKESGQARWAALALVRTARFDLDDGYLARGLPVAQRAAEIARIARRPALEVEALTILSEVLRELGDIQGAINAADRALRVTQAGGLTPRARAEVLRTKGVLLRRVGRVQEAVEAYAEAIAVFRAVGARRSEARAKNSLAVAMFVLERFEDAIAVGLSSISIDLAIGGRFQIAKTLSNIGHAYAKLGDVPRSLAYMKRAREAHERYDDQDARADTLLCSAGILLEAGDVDAAHTLCADAGALIAVTGSVYDMIHERNVRGLLARARGDIQGAIANASEARQLAESQGLMSYHAHATAIEAASRVDAGEVHSGVLLARTALGAVEAGSSEYGIEVRDLCCEALQKGAPASSTDAYCRAAAHVRRVAGYIRDARLRALFLERTVVRRVLAAEADGPAAGHDPLRRGEMA
- a CDS encoding glycosyltransferase family 39 protein, with protein sequence MRDAAPDATAAPVPLAPSSESARERLAAGPPRVAGARAIRAASLGVIAFLLLQVLTYGYGRDQGIYAMVARAVLDGGMPYRDAFDFKPPGIFLIYALARALFGPAQWGIRVLEVLGLAGMCLAMASLAARLFGDRRIGVVAAALAVLVHAQLDFWHTAQPESFGGMLTIAALLVATPRGRDGASRAAPRGAALVVSGALFGAAGLLKPPLAGGGVVLAVALAAPALAELARRGSERAAVQRRSDAGPTAIQGEPARSATPASGPVRSTAAALLWAALRPALLIALGGVLPVLACAAWFALRGALGDLREVLFVFTPHYTALGWRGASVLGMAWYGVCEWLVHYSGPLAFGLACLVALHPERHERAGVALLAGVIAMHLVGVVMQAKFFPYHYGATWPLTAMLAALGLWKAWQRCTRSGVKVAAAALLAALVATAFARSATKDVADDYIERCAKRLAVLATGARDQARLDRLASVADVNAAANREVAAWLRERVAPGRPVFVWGFEPVIYDLADRPPATRYLYNVPQRAAWARQEARDALMRDLAASPPAAIVVERHDVFPSVTGDAIDSRDTLNGFPELAGLIEERYELAVSIEDFDVHLER
- a CDS encoding dihydrolipoamide acetyltransferase family protein, translated to MVEVRMPQLGESVVEGTVSRWLVREGDFVKREQPLLEVATDKADTEIPAPIAGRVSQIAVAEGTVVAKEGLLCRIDETAQGEAQATAQRASAPPAPAPSEARAAAPAPGSNGHDESARPLTSPSTKKLARESGVDLRDVHGTGDHGRITRDDVMRAAHGASAEPAPQPSAAAQPASAAAELSQLIQASGGFVPPVPGVGYGAYKVPPYSPKPGDKVVPFSRRRRITADHMVYSKVTSPHVVTVAEVDLHETSKLRDLHKDEFKKAGVSLTFLSFICAAAVRALREHPEFNARVLENSYVVLRDVNLGVAVDTPGGLIVPSIKHADELSLRGIARSIDELAGRAKSGKITADDLANTTFTVSNPGLKGNLFGGAIISQPNVGILRMGEIKKRVVVVTKDKEDSIAIHPVMFLALSYDHRIIDGVLANSFLWRVTDILTRGEFEV